Proteins encoded by one window of Arachis hypogaea cultivar Tifrunner chromosome 1, arahy.Tifrunner.gnm2.J5K5, whole genome shotgun sequence:
- the LOC112801601 gene encoding ubiquitin carboxyl-terminal hydrolase 2: MGKKIRRKNRASAKEKAVAMQSPKKALESPNPTVESVDEGISAAKETSSCPHLVKGINLNTLSSKIESSASVRCEDCREGAADRRGGKGKGKGNKQGKKKSGTPVDSKSESKAIWVCLECGQYTCGGVGLPTTPHCHVVRHVRQHRHPLVVHYEKPQLCWCFQCNMLIQADKIEENEETGRVLSDVVKLLKGRSSQKSSADNKDVGIDGSVTSEIKSGVIVRNDLYGHGGYVVRGMINLGNTCFFNSIMQNLLAMDRLRDNFLNLDSPFGPLVSSLKKLFTETNPESGLKTTINPRSFFGCVCSKSPQFRGYQQHDSHELLRCLLDGLSTEEQAARKQNGSPKRDGTPANTLVDDLFGGQISSTVRCIECGNSSTVYEPFLDLSLPVPTKKPPPRKAQQAIRAKKAKLPPKKGGKTRVKVNRDDDPIAGQSISNQSSVHESTSPAQSNVSVAGEVAAPSDCGDSTVLVSKEISNVAKELSSPNLVAVGESQDMQVLDNDANKMSASSDDLAWLDYVEAEADNVTEECEFLSPKEGDQDTDSKNEPLNELPVGVSCEPYGPECSPKEDQDQRPYSSTNGWEDEVPLQVQGSEVLLLPYKEESSSACEIIGRDGEASCSNLGHGQEELAFEGFGDLFNEPEVFAGPAPRPSSNEVTEAVFNSESDPDEVDDTDSPVSVESCLAHFIKPELLSDENGWNCENCSKIVQRKKVEAKKKANSVLDGIEIGCRVEPLDAAYSFSVEVRSLDNGNITDTKNTESSVLHINHGTVLENGQSNGLSSNVDEKDHRTLKMKDTLNEELQSSGCHNSSNAESCNHSAADSSVIVDNTENVESRDPQMSGQDDDDSEECSEEEADVKSLKVKRDATKRVLIHKAPPVLTIHLKRFSQDARGRLSKLNGHVNFRERMDLRPYVDPRFVAEENYEYHLVGVVEHSGSMRGGHYVAYVRGGQRNRGKADNNENESSTWYHASDAYVREVSLNEVLRCEAYILFYEKN; this comes from the exons ATGGGGAAGAAAATCAGAAGAAAGAACCGAGCTTCTGCTAAGGAGAAGGCAGTTGCTATGCAGTCTCCGAAGAAAGCTTTAGAGTCTCCCAACCCAACTGTTGAGTCTGTTGATGAGGGGATCTCTGCTGCAAAAGAAACAAGTTCTTGTCCTCATCTTGTAAAGGGTATTAATTTAAATACACTATCTAGCAAGATTGAATCCTCTGCATCAGTAAGGTGTGAAGATTGCAGAGAAGGTGCTGCTGATAGGAGAGgtggaaaaggaaaagggaaaggtAATAaacaagggaagaagaaaagtggCACACCAGTAGATTCAAAATCTGAGTCCAAGGCTATATGGGTTTGTTTGGAGTGTGGTCAATATACCTGTGGAGGTGTGGGGCTACCAACAACCCCTCATTGCCATGTTGTCAGGCATGTGAGGCAACATCGGCATCCCTTAGTGGTTCATTATGAAAAGCCTCAGTTGTGTTGGTGTTTTCAGTGCAATATGCTTATTCAAGCTGATAAAATAGAAGAGAATGAAGAAACAGGCCGTGTTCTATCTGATGTAGTGAAATTGTTGAAAGGGAGATCATCGCAGAAATCATCAGCGGATAATAAGGACGTTGGTATTGATGGCAGTGTTACTTCAGAAATTAAATCAGGAGTGATTGTCAGAAATGATTTATATGGGCATGGTGGCTATGTAGTTCGAGGCATGATTAATCTTGGGAATACTTGTTTCTTCAATTCCATCATGCAAAATTTGCTAGCTATGGATAGATTGCGGGACAACTTTCTGAATTTGGATTCTCCTTTTGGACCATTGGTTAGTTCCTTGAAGAAACTGTTCACTGAAACAAATCCAGAATCAGGATTGAAAACGACTATAAATCCTAGATCTTTTTTTGGTTGTGTGTGCTCCAAGTCTCCCCAATTTCGAGGATATCAGCAGCATGACAGTCATGAATTGCTCCGTTGTTTATTGGATGGGTTGagtactgaagagcaagctgcaaGGAAACAAAATGGTTCGCCCAAGAGAGATGGCACCCCTGCAAATACTTTAGTTGATGATTTATTTGGGGGTCAGATATCTAGTACTGTACGGTGCATTGAATGTGGAAATTCCTCAACTGTTTACGAGCCTTTTTTAGATCTTTCACTGCCTGTTCCAACTAAGAAACCCCCTCCTCGGAAAGCACAACAAGCAATTCGAGCCAAAAAGGCAAAACTTCCACCAAAAAAAGGTGGAAAGACCCGAGTCAAAGTTAACAGGGATGATGATCCAATAGCTGGTCAAAGTATATCAAACCAATCATCTGTCCATGAGTCAACCTCCCCTGCTCAGTCCAATGTGTCGGTTGCGGGAGAGGTGGCAGCCCCTTCTGATTGTGGTGATTCTACAGTATTGGTTTCAAAGGAAATAAGCAATGTTGCTAAAGAGCTGTCTTCACCGAATTTGGTTGCTGTTGGAGAGTCTCAAGATATGCAAGTGCTTGACAATGATGCAAATAAGATGTCAGCTTCATCAGATGATCTTGCATGGTTGGATTATGTGGAAGCTGAAGCTGACAATGTCACTGAGGAATGTGAGTTTCTTTCACCGAAAGAGGGCGATCAGGATACTGATAGCAAGAATGAACCTTTAAATGAATTGCCGGTAGGGGTTAGCTGTGAACCTTATGGTCCAGAGTGTTCCCCTAAGGAGGATCAAGACCAAAGACCGTATTCTTCAACAAATGGGTGGGAAGACGAGGTTCCACTACAAGTTCAAGGTTCAGAAGTGCTGTTACTTCCTTATAAAGAAGAAAGTTCCTCTGCTTGTGAGATTATTGGAAGGGATGGTGAGGCTTCCTGTTCGAATTTGGGCCATGGTCAAGAAGAATTAGCATTCGAAGGCTTTGGTGATTTATTCAATGAACCTGAAGTTTTTGCTGGTCCTGCTCCTAGGCCTTCATCTAATGAGGTTACAGAAGCTGTTTTTAACAGTGAGTCTGATCCAGATGAAGTCGATGATACAGATTCTCCAGTTTCGGTAGAGAGTTGCTTGGCACATTTTATAAAACCTGAGCTTCTCTCAGATGAAAATGGTTGGAACTGTGAGAACTGTTCGAAAATTGTCCAACGTAAAAAAGTTGAAGCAAAAAAGAAGGCAAATTCTGTATTGGATGGAATTGAGATTGGGTGTCGTGTTGAACCATTGGATGCTGCTTACTCTTTTTCTGTTGAAGTCAGAAGCCTTGATAATGGGAATATTACAGATACCAAAAATACAGAAAGTTCAGTTTTACATATTAATCATGGAACAGTGCTTGAAAATGGTCAATCAAATGGATTGAGTTCAAATGTTGATGAAAAGGATCACAGAACTTTGAAGATGAAAGATACACTTAATGAGGAACTTCAGTCTTCGGGATGTCATAATTCTTCCAATGCAGAAAGTTGTAATCATTCAGCTGCTGATTCTAGTGTTATCGTGGATAACACTGAAAATGTTGAAAGCAGAGATCCTCAGATGTCAGGTCAGGATGATGATGACTCAGAAGAATGCAGTGAGGAAGAGGCTGACGTGAAAAGTTTGAAGGTGAAAAGGGATGCTACTAAGAGGGTCCTCATTCATAAAGCACCGCCTGTCTTGACAATTCATTTGAAGAGATTCAGCCAAGATGCCCGAGGTCGCTTAAGCAAGTTAAATGGACATGTCAATTTCAGAGAAAGAATGGATCTCAGACCATATGTGGATCCTAG ATTCGTAGCTGAAGAGAATTATGAATACCATTTGGTTGGTGTAGTGGAGCACTCGGGATCTATGAGAGGGGGTCACTATGTTGCATATGTGAGAGGGGGCCAGAGGAACAGAGGGAAGGCTGATAACAATGAGAATGAGAGTTCCACTTGGTATCATGCCAGTGATGCATATGTACGTGAAGTGTCTCTCAATGAAGTTCTTCGATGCGAGGCATACATTCTGTTCTATGAAAAAAATTGA